CTGGGCGCCGAGTTGCCCGAGCATGTTCGCGCTTTCTTCGACGAACAACGCAAGTCGTGCGATCCGAAATAACGGGGGCATTGGTGCGACGCAACGTTCGCGCTCGTTGAATTCCACGCGCGGCACACGACCGCACGCTCATCACGCGTCAAGCTTTCCGTTATGACGCTGTGCCAGTTCGCTCTATCGCAGAAGCAGCGCTGAGCCCCGCGGTTTCACGCCTACTGATGCGCGTGACCTTCTCGCGCCGACCGTTCTGCTCCCCGGCGACCCGTCCGAACTCGCTCGATGCACGCCATTGCGGGGCATCATTTATTCTTCTGGTTTTCCGTCAGCGGCCGCCCGGCCCCGTCCACTTCATGAATCGTTTGCATCGCTTCGGCGCCTCATGCGCGCTCGCCATCGCCGCCAGCTTCGCGTTGTCACCCGCCCCCGCCTTCGCCGATGGCGACGACACCGCACTGACCAACCTGATCGCGCTGGTTTCGCAGCGCCTTGCGCTCGCAGAGCCGGTCGCGCGCTGGAAGTGGGCGAACCACCAGCCGATCACCGATACCCCGCGTGAAAACGCGCTGCTCGCCGAAGTGGCCAAGCGCGCCGCGGCGGCAAACGTCGACCCGGCGTTCGCCCGCGCCTTCTTCCGCGATCAGATCGATGCAAGCAAGGACGTGCAGAACGCGCTGTTCGCGAACTGGCGCCGCACTCAGCCACCGCAAGGGCCGGCGCCCGATCTCGCGACCAGCACGCGACCGCAGCTCGACAAGCTGACCCAAGCGCTGGTGGCGAGTCTCGCGCGCGTGCAGCCACTGCGCGCGGCGGACGATTGTCCATCGCGCGTCGCACAATCGCTGGCTAACTGGAAAGGACTGACGCGCTATGACTCTGGCCATTCGGGCGCGTTGACGCGCGCACTGGGTCACGTGTGCGAGACGGGTGGGGTCGGCGCGACCGGCTGATTCCTGTCACGCCACGGCGCGCTGACGCTGGTCTAAGCGTCACACGACGATGCTCGACTCACGCGCGTCACGCGACACGCTCAACGGCATCACGCGCAGGCCGCGCGCCAGACCGCTTTGCAGGATACGGTACGTCGAGAGTTCGAACGGGCCGGCCATCGTCGACGCGTGCAGCTGGGCGGCCTGAACGAGCGACGGCGCGTGCCCGAGATAGCGCCAGCCGTCGACCACGTGGAAGATTCGCTGCGCGTCCTCGCGCTCCTCAAATACGATGGGTCCCTCGAACGG
Above is a window of Paraburkholderia sprentiae WSM5005 DNA encoding:
- a CDS encoding chorismate mutase; translation: MNRLHRFGASCALAIAASFALSPAPAFADGDDTALTNLIALVSQRLALAEPVARWKWANHQPITDTPRENALLAEVAKRAAAANVDPAFARAFFRDQIDASKDVQNALFANWRRTQPPQGPAPDLATSTRPQLDKLTQALVASLARVQPLRAADDCPSRVAQSLANWKGLTRYDSGHSGALTRALGHVCETGGVGATG